A single Natranaerobius thermophilus JW/NM-WN-LF DNA region contains:
- a CDS encoding ABC-F family ATP-binding cassette domain-containing protein: protein MSLLRGENLTKDFGIHRVFENITFQINPGDKIGLIGKNGAGKTTLVKLITGELIPDSGEKLAQKGTNIGYLSQEPDFESDSSLYDEMEKVYYELVTISKELQRLETLMGETSQEELPQVMNRYSQLREKFEQSGGYQKDRDIRSVLKGLGFREDEFHKPIINFSGGQKTRAILAQKLLEKPDLLILDEPTNYLDLNGISWLENFLQSYSGSFIVITHDRYFLNKTVNKIWELEANSLTSYSGNYNDFITKKRALKEKQWKDYKHQQRKIQKTQEFIRRNIEGQKTKQAQSRRKQLEKMDIIEKPQEENNDMKLDLETSVTSGKEVVTLSKITKNIADQKIIPELSCKVFRGEKVGIIGPNGSGKSTLLKLLAGHYTPTSGTINFGTNVITGYIDQEQDELSRELSLINELRKELPLTKEEEIRRILGRFLFPPEQMDELVESLSGGERVRLALAKLYVRKANLLLLDEPTNHLDIDGKENLERALNNFPGTLIMVSHDRYLLDKVATKLISFSTYPPHFFEGNFTEYQNKMLKSNNEQDSSTQERSKTKKKKGKSDTKNNQKDSKTSKNNNEQLATQLFAEIETLEIEQEELEEQLADPELYRDNEKAREINLKYRELKTTLEKKYKELDELDF from the coding sequence ATGAGCTTATTGAGAGGGGAAAATCTTACAAAAGATTTTGGAATTCATAGAGTTTTTGAAAACATAACTTTTCAAATAAATCCGGGAGATAAAATTGGACTAATTGGTAAAAATGGTGCTGGTAAAACCACCCTGGTTAAGCTCATCACAGGAGAGCTTATCCCAGATTCCGGAGAAAAACTTGCACAAAAAGGTACTAACATAGGGTATTTATCCCAAGAACCTGACTTTGAGAGCGACTCTAGTCTATATGATGAAATGGAAAAGGTTTATTATGAACTGGTTACAATTAGCAAAGAATTGCAGCGTTTGGAGACACTGATGGGTGAAACTAGCCAGGAAGAATTACCCCAGGTAATGAATAGGTATTCACAGCTTAGAGAAAAATTTGAACAAAGTGGAGGGTATCAGAAAGACCGAGATATCAGAAGCGTATTAAAAGGTCTGGGATTTCGTGAAGACGAGTTTCATAAACCTATAATTAATTTCAGTGGTGGACAAAAAACCCGCGCTATATTAGCACAAAAGCTCCTGGAAAAACCTGACTTATTAATTCTAGATGAACCTACTAACTATCTGGATTTAAACGGCATTTCATGGCTTGAAAATTTTTTACAAAGTTACAGTGGCAGTTTTATTGTCATTACTCATGACCGTTATTTTCTCAACAAAACTGTTAATAAAATTTGGGAACTAGAAGCTAACAGCTTAACAAGTTATTCAGGTAATTATAATGACTTTATAACTAAGAAAAGGGCATTAAAAGAAAAACAATGGAAAGATTATAAGCATCAACAACGCAAAATCCAAAAAACCCAGGAATTTATTAGGCGAAACATAGAAGGTCAAAAAACTAAACAGGCCCAAAGCCGAAGAAAACAATTAGAAAAGATGGATATTATTGAAAAACCCCAGGAAGAAAATAATGATATGAAATTGGACTTAGAAACCAGTGTAACCAGTGGCAAGGAAGTAGTCACTCTATCTAAAATCACTAAAAACATCGCCGATCAAAAAATTATCCCAGAACTTAGCTGTAAAGTCTTTCGTGGAGAAAAAGTGGGAATTATTGGCCCTAATGGCTCTGGCAAATCCACATTATTAAAATTACTGGCAGGACACTACACACCCACTAGTGGAACCATAAATTTTGGTACAAATGTGATTACTGGTTATATCGACCAGGAACAGGACGAATTATCTCGAGAATTAAGTTTGATAAATGAACTCAGAAAGGAATTACCTCTTACCAAGGAAGAAGAAATCAGGCGTATCCTGGGGAGATTTCTATTTCCTCCGGAACAAATGGACGAACTAGTAGAATCTCTCAGTGGTGGTGAGAGAGTTAGGTTGGCTCTAGCAAAATTATATGTAAGAAAAGCTAATCTATTATTACTTGATGAACCAACAAATCACTTAGATATTGATGGTAAAGAAAACCTGGAAAGGGCATTAAACAATTTTCCAGGTACATTGATCATGGTCTCTCATGATCGATATCTTTTAGATAAAGTTGCAACAAAATTGATTTCATTTTCAACGTATCCACCACACTTTTTTGAAGGTAATTTCACTGAATATCAAAACAAAATGCTTAAATCTAATAATGAACAAGACAGTTCCACTCAGGAAAGATCTAAAACAAAAAAGAAAAAAGGAAAATCAGATACTAAAAACAATCAAAAAGACTCTAAGACATCAAAAAATAACAATGAACAGCTAGCAACACAATTATTTGCTGAAATTGAAACTTTAGAAATCGAACAGGAAGAGCTAGAAGAACAACTGGCCGATCCTGAGTTATATCGAGATAATGAAAAAGCAAGAGAAATTAATTTAAAATATCGTGAATTGAAAACAACCCTGGAAAAAAAGTATAAAGAATTAGATGAACTGGATTTTTAG
- a CDS encoding mechanosensitive ion channel family protein — MKANIFEILEVDNLFELGINLVTIVVVIILAYLAYQVGLKLIKKVMKIEESKYVSADAGKIIYLGLKTLLKYGLTFLVILISLEIFEFEVIGPEEVRTIGTTILKIIGIIILAKITINLGRQLIDHVFDPERDEERKLINERRKKTLNGLLKSLLLYVVYFLAGMMILENLGIRTSSILAGVGVLGLAVSFGAQSLIKDVITGFFIMFEDQYSVGEYVVAADVFGEVQELGLRTTRIREWTGQIHIIPNGEIGKVTNYSRGEMMALITVGIAYEEDINKAIEVLAKEGKQAAQELTSIVTEPVVQGVTELADSSVNIRVICETIPGEQWAIERELRRRFKMALDREGIEIPYPRRVIIDNSKTTTSDNTSEE, encoded by the coding sequence ATGAAAGCCAATATTTTCGAAATTCTGGAAGTAGACAATTTGTTTGAATTGGGTATTAATTTAGTAACCATTGTAGTAGTTATCATCCTAGCGTATTTAGCATATCAGGTAGGCCTCAAACTAATTAAAAAGGTAATGAAAATCGAAGAGTCAAAGTATGTGAGTGCCGATGCCGGAAAAATAATCTACTTAGGTCTAAAAACCTTATTAAAGTACGGACTAACCTTTCTAGTAATCTTAATTTCCCTGGAAATATTTGAATTTGAGGTAATCGGGCCAGAGGAAGTACGAACAATTGGTACAACAATACTCAAAATCATTGGTATAATTATTTTAGCTAAAATTACTATTAATTTAGGTAGACAGCTAATTGATCATGTATTTGACCCTGAACGAGATGAGGAAAGAAAGTTAATCAACGAACGGCGCAAAAAAACTTTAAACGGTCTATTAAAAAGTTTGTTACTTTACGTAGTCTATTTTCTAGCTGGTATGATGATTCTAGAGAACTTAGGTATTAGAACCAGCTCGATTTTAGCAGGTGTAGGAGTACTGGGTTTAGCCGTCAGTTTTGGTGCTCAAAGTTTAATCAAAGATGTTATCACAGGGTTCTTTATAATGTTCGAAGACCAGTACAGCGTAGGAGAATATGTTGTAGCAGCCGATGTTTTTGGTGAAGTACAGGAGTTAGGATTGAGAACTACTAGAATTCGAGAATGGACAGGTCAAATTCATATCATTCCCAATGGAGAAATAGGAAAAGTTACCAATTACAGTAGAGGGGAAATGATGGCATTGATAACAGTGGGAATTGCCTATGAAGAAGACATTAATAAAGCCATCGAGGTTTTAGCAAAAGAAGGAAAACAAGCTGCCCAAGAGCTGACTTCGATAGTAACTGAGCCTGTAGTGCAAGGTGTAACAGAACTAGCTGATTCAAGCGTGAATATCAGAGTGATCTGCGAAACTATTCCCGGTGAACAATGGGCCATAGAACGTGAACTTAGAAGGCGCTTTAAAATGGCTTTAGATAGGGAAGGTATTGAAATCCCTTATCCTAGAAGGGTCATTATCGATAACTCAAAAACCACAACTTCTGACAACACTTCTGAGGAATAA
- a CDS encoding DUF6485 family protein, with amino-acid sequence MDCDKQKQNLEKCNCTYPGCPRKGNCCECLHHHLKMEQLPACCFPEDVEKTYDRSFKKFAQIVMK; translated from the coding sequence ATGGACTGTGACAAGCAAAAACAAAACTTGGAAAAATGTAACTGTACATACCCCGGATGTCCGAGAAAAGGTAATTGTTGCGAGTGCTTACATCATCATTTAAAAATGGAACAACTTCCTGCTTGTTGTTTCCCTGAGGATGTTGAAAAAACTTATGATAGATCCTTTAAAAAATTTGCCCAAATAGTTATGAAATAA
- a CDS encoding diacylglycerol/lipid kinase family protein, whose protein sequence is MCEKEIGVIINPTAGKGKAKQVWNQILPFLKTKKINLRYRLTSSPKEAGKLASELIQEGCSKIAIIGGDGTLHEAINGQNIINDRVAFGIIPAGTGNDLVRTLNIPNDPLQACQVILDGYYQKIDLGLINGETYFVNTAGVGFDVEIAKLMNSNKRLFFNGKGSYFISILRTLITYSNLNLILETDDKSTEISNCFLLSIGNAKYIGGGIKLIPSAKPNDGYFHLLIAKDIKRTTVVRKFASIYKGNHVDNYQVMEIKTKTIKIEPGTKNTGLSINYHSDGEIYGSIPAHIQLIPQKLPIITPKNN, encoded by the coding sequence ATGTGTGAAAAAGAAATAGGTGTTATCATCAACCCAACAGCTGGTAAAGGTAAGGCAAAACAAGTTTGGAACCAAATTTTACCTTTTTTGAAAACAAAAAAAATTAATCTTCGTTATAGATTAACAAGTAGTCCCAAAGAAGCAGGTAAGCTAGCAAGTGAGCTTATTCAGGAAGGTTGTTCTAAAATTGCAATTATAGGCGGTGATGGGACTCTACATGAAGCCATTAACGGCCAAAATATAATTAATGATCGAGTGGCCTTTGGAATAATACCTGCAGGAACAGGTAATGACTTGGTGCGAACATTAAATATTCCTAATGATCCACTACAAGCCTGTCAGGTTATTCTAGATGGATATTACCAAAAAATTGACCTGGGATTGATTAATGGTGAAACATATTTTGTTAATACCGCTGGAGTAGGCTTTGATGTTGAAATTGCTAAGCTCATGAATTCTAATAAACGATTATTTTTCAATGGTAAAGGAAGTTATTTCATTTCCATATTAAGAACTTTAATTACATATAGCAATCTCAATTTAATTTTAGAGACCGATGATAAATCTACTGAGATCAGTAATTGTTTTTTACTTTCCATAGGTAATGCAAAATACATCGGTGGAGGCATCAAACTTATACCCTCAGCAAAGCCTAATGACGGCTATTTTCATCTTTTAATCGCCAAGGATATAAAAAGAACCACAGTTGTACGTAAATTTGCTTCGATCTATAAAGGGAATCATGTTGATAACTATCAAGTCATGGAAATTAAAACAAAAACAATTAAAATCGAACCCGGTACAAAGAATACCGGGTTGTCAATCAATTATCACTCAGATGGAGAAATATATGGAAGTATCCCTGCCCATATTCAATTAATTCCTCAAAAACTTCCAATAATAACACCAAAGAATAATTGA
- a CDS encoding ATP-binding protein has translation MKCFKCDSQAILRIKRHKATLCETHLVEHLQNQMIKAIKKFKMLPPNEKVIVAISGGKDSLALWDMLLDRGYKADAFYIDLGIDEYSKTSMEKAQSFAEKVSGNLYTISLPKLYNTGIKEISRNNPRSACSACGLIKRYIMNIFAKYGNYHAVATGHNLDDEASSLLGNTLRWQTGYLSRQSPSMPSNNGLAKKIKPLCRLAEKETAAYCITKNIDYILEECPMAQGASSFDYKEVLNNLELKSPGTKDQFYLDFLRTAQPYFKSNKQDITLVKCPTCGEPTSQDRDCSFCRQMKSNQLDPLKVKEEISGFFK, from the coding sequence TTGAAATGTTTCAAATGTGATTCCCAGGCAATCTTGAGAATCAAAAGACACAAGGCAACTTTATGTGAAACACATCTGGTTGAGCACCTTCAAAACCAAATGATTAAAGCAATCAAAAAATTCAAAATGTTACCTCCTAATGAAAAAGTTATCGTAGCTATCTCAGGGGGAAAGGATAGTTTGGCTCTGTGGGATATGTTACTAGATCGCGGATACAAAGCGGATGCATTTTATATCGACCTGGGTATTGATGAATATTCAAAAACCTCAATGGAAAAAGCTCAAAGTTTTGCCGAAAAAGTTTCAGGAAATCTTTATACGATTTCACTACCAAAATTGTATAACACAGGAATCAAAGAAATCTCTAGAAACAACCCTAGATCCGCATGTTCGGCATGTGGATTAATAAAAAGATATATTATGAATATCTTCGCCAAATATGGAAATTATCATGCTGTTGCAACAGGTCACAATTTAGATGATGAGGCATCTTCTCTGTTAGGAAATACTCTCAGATGGCAAACTGGGTACTTGAGCAGGCAGTCTCCTAGTATGCCATCAAATAATGGCCTTGCTAAAAAGATTAAACCTCTATGTCGTTTGGCAGAGAAAGAAACAGCCGCTTATTGCATTACTAAAAATATCGATTATATCTTGGAAGAATGCCCTATGGCACAGGGTGCCAGTAGTTTTGATTATAAAGAGGTATTAAACAATCTTGAACTAAAGTCACCTGGGACTAAAGATCAGTTTTATCTAGACTTTTTGCGTACTGCCCAACCATATTTCAAATCAAACAAACAAGATATTACTTTGGTAAAATGTCCAACATGTGGGGAACCAACAAGTCAAGATAGAGATTGTAGCTTCTGCAGGCAAATGAAAAGTAATCAATTAGACCCTCTTAAAGTCAAGGAGGAAATCTCCGGTTTTTTCAAATAA
- a CDS encoding 2-oxoacid:acceptor oxidoreductase subunit alpha: MTITSKNILLGGAAGQGLDTSANLLGKHLNRLGYQILLTKDYMSRIRGGHNFYQIKIDNQAVKAPQKTTDMLFCFNQETNELHFDKVNKGGIIAGEISDSKEIEIHQSDQESISLHLPWNQWATKIVENPRTLSTVALASMAYFLGLSENKLIELINQSFKESLVDINEKAVKTGYQRTKEAIKEHNLLTKIKESWLEPIENQDENEQILISGNEATGMSAIASGCKFFSTYPMTPSTGIMNYLAKKQKEANLVVEQSEDEIAGINKALGASSMGVRAMTATSGGGFSLMVESLGMSGVAEIPLVVANVQRPGPATGLPTRTEQADLQFVLTAAQGEFPRAVISLTSIEDAFYRVNKAFEIAEKYQIPVIVLSDQYLADSTASLSPFQFQKLNCHDYTINDQELARQKQQYGKYVRYEFNSESGISPRAYPGQYTGETVLIDSHEHDIYGNITEDSEIRTAMVDKRMRKLEKLKSEMSSPNYYGAENPKTILLSWGSTEGIIQEAVDNLRASGYSVGSLHFSDLFPFPDTTLPELVDKCKFISVENNATGQLAQLIARETGIQVSQKILRYDGRQITWEEICSQLKSLIKEDQ, translated from the coding sequence TTGACGATAACAAGTAAAAACATTTTACTTGGAGGTGCAGCTGGTCAGGGACTGGACACTTCCGCAAATCTTTTGGGAAAACATTTAAACAGATTAGGATATCAAATTTTGCTAACTAAGGACTATATGTCTAGAATTCGTGGAGGTCACAATTTTTATCAAATTAAAATTGATAATCAAGCTGTGAAAGCTCCACAAAAAACAACGGACATGCTCTTTTGTTTTAACCAGGAGACAAATGAATTACACTTTGACAAAGTAAATAAAGGAGGAATCATAGCCGGCGAAATATCAGACAGTAAAGAAATAGAGATTCACCAATCTGATCAAGAATCAATCAGTTTACATCTACCCTGGAATCAATGGGCAACCAAGATCGTTGAAAATCCCAGGACATTAAGTACTGTAGCACTAGCATCCATGGCTTACTTTTTGGGACTATCTGAAAATAAGTTAATTGAATTGATTAATCAATCTTTTAAGGAAAGTTTAGTGGATATCAATGAAAAAGCCGTAAAAACTGGTTATCAAAGAACCAAAGAGGCAATAAAAGAACATAACTTGCTGACTAAAATCAAGGAAAGTTGGCTAGAGCCAATAGAAAATCAAGATGAAAATGAACAAATATTAATTTCTGGAAACGAAGCTACTGGGATGAGCGCCATTGCTAGTGGCTGTAAATTCTTCTCCACTTATCCCATGACCCCTTCCACTGGTATCATGAATTATTTAGCAAAAAAACAGAAAGAAGCAAATTTAGTAGTTGAACAATCTGAAGACGAAATTGCTGGTATAAACAAAGCCCTCGGGGCTTCATCAATGGGAGTCAGAGCTATGACTGCCACCTCAGGAGGAGGTTTTTCATTAATGGTAGAGTCTCTGGGCATGAGCGGAGTTGCCGAAATTCCCCTAGTAGTAGCAAATGTTCAACGACCAGGTCCAGCTACCGGTTTACCCACCAGGACCGAACAAGCTGACTTACAGTTTGTATTAACGGCTGCCCAGGGTGAATTTCCTAGAGCCGTAATCAGTCTAACCTCTATCGAAGATGCTTTTTATAGAGTTAATAAAGCTTTTGAAATTGCCGAAAAATATCAAATTCCCGTAATTGTATTAAGCGATCAGTATTTAGCCGATTCAACCGCCTCTTTATCGCCATTTCAGTTTCAAAAATTAAACTGCCATGACTATACTATTAATGACCAAGAGTTGGCCAGACAAAAACAACAATATGGTAAATACGTCAGGTATGAATTTAATAGTGAATCAGGCATTTCGCCTCGGGCTTATCCCGGACAGTACACGGGTGAAACGGTATTGATAGACAGTCACGAACACGATATTTATGGAAATATTACTGAAGATTCAGAGATCAGAACAGCTATGGTAGATAAGCGGATGAGAAAACTTGAAAAACTTAAATCAGAAATGTCTTCTCCAAACTACTACGGGGCTGAGAATCCAAAAACAATTTTATTAAGTTGGGGCTCCACCGAGGGAATTATTCAGGAAGCTGTAGATAATCTAAGAGCTTCGGGATATTCAGTGGGCTCACTACATTTTTCCGATTTATTTCCTTTTCCTGATACAACTTTACCAGAATTAGTAGACAAATGTAAGTTTATTTCTGTTGAAAATAATGCAACTGGGCAATTAGCCCAGCTAATTGCAAGAGAAACTGGTATTCAAGTTAGTCAAAAAATATTGAGATATGATGGTAGACAAATTACCTGGGAAGAAATTTGTTCCCAATTGAAATCTCTGATAAAGGAGGACCAATAA
- a CDS encoding MoaD/ThiS family protein, producing the protein MKVTLKGTNQVTELSGNKKVSNILSELELNPETVIVVKEGQILTHDKIVKDHENIEIISVVSGG; encoded by the coding sequence ATGAAGGTGACTTTAAAAGGCACTAACCAGGTTACTGAGCTTTCAGGAAATAAAAAAGTATCAAATATTTTATCCGAATTAGAATTAAATCCCGAAACAGTAATTGTTGTAAAAGAAGGACAAATTTTAACCCATGATAAAATTGTCAAAGATCATGAAAATATAGAAATTATCTCAGTTGTTTCAGGCGGATAA
- the mtnA gene encoding S-methyl-5-thioribose-1-phosphate isomerase, with product MVSVKPLKFEDDELLLLDQRKLPGKEEYFTCKTYQDVHFAIKEMVCRGAPLIGAVGAYGVALACREFINESQEKFQQETKRAISELSSARPTAVNLFWALNKMNKLLGQVMEENTAPEDIYPIILNEAHKISDQELQRNYRIAEFGDQVISNGDKILTHCNTGALATTGYGTALGVIRQAHYNHKDIFVYVDETRPRLQGAKLTAWELKQEQLPFALIPDSSAAVLIKNGDIDVIFVGADRIASNGDTANKIGTFMLSILAKKYKVPFYVVAPVSTIDFQAKNGDDITIEERSSKEVTEIDGVRVAPTDIQVYNPAFDITPAENITGIITEKGIIGPNNREIMTIQE from the coding sequence TTGGTTTCTGTGAAACCACTTAAATTTGAGGATGATGAGCTGCTTTTGTTAGACCAACGAAAATTACCTGGTAAGGAAGAATACTTTACATGTAAAACTTATCAAGATGTTCACTTTGCTATTAAAGAAATGGTTTGTAGAGGTGCTCCATTAATAGGGGCTGTAGGTGCTTATGGTGTTGCTTTGGCTTGCCGTGAATTTATCAATGAATCTCAAGAAAAATTTCAACAAGAAACCAAGAGAGCGATATCTGAACTATCATCTGCTCGTCCTACAGCTGTGAATTTATTTTGGGCGCTGAATAAAATGAATAAATTATTGGGTCAAGTTATGGAAGAAAATACAGCCCCTGAAGATATTTATCCTATAATTTTAAATGAAGCCCATAAAATTAGTGATCAGGAATTGCAAAGAAATTATCGCATTGCTGAATTTGGTGATCAAGTAATTTCAAATGGAGATAAAATCCTGACACATTGTAATACAGGAGCGTTGGCCACTACTGGTTACGGTACTGCCTTAGGAGTTATTAGACAAGCCCATTATAATCATAAAGACATTTTTGTTTATGTTGATGAAACAAGACCAAGATTACAGGGCGCTAAGTTAACTGCTTGGGAATTAAAACAAGAACAATTACCCTTTGCATTGATTCCGGATTCTTCGGCTGCCGTTTTAATCAAAAATGGGGATATTGATGTAATATTTGTTGGTGCTGACAGAATTGCATCTAATGGTGACACAGCTAATAAAATTGGAACCTTTATGTTATCGATTTTGGCTAAAAAATATAAGGTCCCATTTTATGTGGTGGCACCTGTGTCAACTATTGATTTTCAGGCTAAAAACGGTGATGATATAACTATAGAAGAGCGAAGTAGCAAGGAAGTAACAGAAATAGACGGAGTGCGGGTAGCTCCTACGGACATACAAGTTTATAATCCAGCCTTTGATATCACACCAGCTGAAAATATAACAGGTATTATTACAGAAAAAGGAATTATTGGACCAAATAACAGAGAAATCATGACAATTCAGGAGTAA
- a CDS encoding HesA/MoeB/ThiF family protein, protein MPNNTNNNLIEDLHNVKTQASAGSANLNVITVENELQIAEDNQVTTKKVQQISLKEQILPTRYLRNYGTMGFEGQSALLKSSVGIIGAGGLGGTIAELLARMGVGHLVLIDNDQFEDNNLNRQVLSQESNLGETKVSAAYTRITNINSAVSVSPYTLKLNSNNAPELLADCDILIDALDNMSTRFILQKTARELEIPMVHGAIGGFSGQVTTILPNDRGLETLYSSLLETDSEQYQYPDKLAEVELGNPSATPAIVASWQTQEAIKFLTNKGDLLRHRLLYLDSYTGNAEIIKY, encoded by the coding sequence GTGCCAAATAACACAAATAATAATTTGATTGAAGATTTACATAATGTAAAGACCCAAGCTTCAGCTGGTAGTGCTAATCTTAATGTCATCACAGTGGAAAATGAATTACAAATAGCCGAAGACAATCAAGTGACTACTAAAAAGGTACAACAAATATCCTTAAAGGAACAAATTTTACCTACTAGATATTTAAGAAATTACGGAACTATGGGATTTGAAGGCCAGTCAGCATTATTAAAATCTTCAGTAGGCATAATAGGAGCTGGAGGTCTAGGTGGAACCATAGCTGAATTACTTGCAAGAATGGGAGTGGGCCATTTAGTTTTAATTGATAACGACCAATTTGAAGACAACAATTTAAATCGCCAGGTCCTATCTCAAGAAAGCAATTTAGGGGAAACAAAAGTTTCAGCTGCTTACACTAGAATCACAAATATTAATTCGGCAGTTTCCGTCTCTCCTTATACATTAAAGCTTAATTCAAATAATGCCCCGGAATTACTTGCAGATTGCGATATATTAATTGATGCTTTGGATAATATGAGCACACGTTTTATTTTACAAAAAACAGCTAGAGAACTTGAAATACCCATGGTACATGGAGCCATTGGAGGATTTTCTGGTCAGGTAACTACAATTCTACCAAATGATCGAGGACTAGAGACCCTATACTCCAGTCTATTGGAAACTGATTCGGAGCAATATCAATATCCTGACAAACTAGCAGAGGTTGAACTCGGAAACCCTTCCGCTACACCAGCTATAGTTGCATCTTGGCAGACTCAAGAAGCAATCAAATTTTTAACTAATAAAGGAGATTTGTTACGGCATCGATTATTATATTTGGACTCATATACAGGGAATGCTGAAATAATCAAATACTAA
- a CDS encoding 2-oxoacid:ferredoxin oxidoreductase subunit beta — protein sequence MTGTLDFELERKTSWCPGCGNFPIRKALVQALEELNLAPDKVLVVSGIGQAAKMPHYLNVNGFNGLHGRALPSAVAAKVANPDLQVILVSGDGDSYGEGGNHFLHNLRRNPNIAHFVHNNQIYGLTKGQASPTSELGMVTGIQTSGVINEPLKPLSMAISHDAGFVARGFSGKQDHLKELMKQAIKYPGYGLVDILQPCVSFNKLNTFAWYNNRVSQLEDHDPMDKTSAIQKAEEWGDEIPIGVFYKSQRPPFEEQLPGLKKGNLVKNRIVNPEDMAYLQEEFK from the coding sequence ATGACTGGAACTTTAGACTTCGAACTCGAACGTAAAACAAGCTGGTGTCCTGGTTGTGGTAATTTCCCAATCAGAAAAGCCCTTGTTCAAGCCTTAGAAGAGTTAAATTTAGCCCCTGACAAAGTTCTTGTGGTATCTGGAATTGGCCAAGCCGCAAAAATGCCACACTATTTAAATGTTAACGGTTTCAATGGCCTGCACGGCAGGGCATTGCCTTCAGCGGTGGCAGCCAAAGTTGCCAATCCTGATCTTCAAGTAATCTTGGTAAGCGGTGATGGGGATTCCTATGGAGAAGGAGGAAATCACTTTTTACACAATTTAAGAAGAAATCCTAATATTGCTCACTTTGTTCATAATAATCAAATTTATGGATTAACAAAGGGCCAAGCCAGCCCAACTAGTGAACTGGGAATGGTAACCGGCATTCAGACTAGTGGAGTAATTAATGAACCTTTAAAGCCTCTTTCAATGGCTATTTCACATGATGCAGGATTTGTCGCCCGAGGTTTTAGCGGTAAACAAGATCATCTCAAAGAGTTAATGAAGCAAGCTATAAAATATCCTGGTTATGGCCTTGTTGATATATTACAGCCCTGTGTTTCTTTTAATAAATTAAATACATTTGCCTGGTACAATAATAGAGTATCCCAGCTAGAAGACCATGATCCCATGGATAAAACTTCAGCAATACAGAAAGCAGAGGAATGGGGAGACGAAATACCTATCGGTGTATTTTATAAAAGTCAACGTCCTCCCTTTGAAGAACAGTTACCAGGTTTAAAGAAAGGGAATCTAGTAAAAAATCGAATTGTAAATCCGGAAGATATGGCTTATCTTCAAGAAGAATTTAAGTAA